GATAACCATCCCAAGAAGCTCGAGGCTCCTCGAACGAGTATCGGGGATCGTCAAATGACATGCGAGCTATGTCAAGCGAGAATCGTGGATCAGTATCACAGGAACGACGACCAAAGCCATAGTCCGCGATCTCTGACTGAGTTTCCCGAAATTGACGGCCGATTGGCTTCTCCACCGGCAATAGAGTCGATGACCCCGAAACCGCGCCATTTCGCGGTCCACGCTTCTTAGCTTTCTGCTTCTGCCTCCATTTCTGAAGCTTCTTGCTGAAAACCGAAGCTGCAGACCAGAAACTTCCGGCTATTTCCTTCAAATCTCGACCTGAACTTTTCTTCGCTTGTGAATCTAGATCCATGTGCTCTTTCATCGGTTTCAAGGATTCTTCTTCAGCAAAAACCAACTCTGGTTCCGGTTCAATTTGAAAATCAGGTTCTTCTTCTACGATTTCGTGGAAAGTTTCCTCAATCACATTGGAAAGCTCTCGTTCccgttgttgttgtggttgttgcaGTGGCTGTGGcggttctaaaaccctaatttcgtCTTCGTCTGAATCTTCAACGACAATGTTATCTTCTTCTTCGTCGTCTTCTTCGTTTTCTTCTGACTCGATGAACGGTTGTTGAAGAGTGGAAGATGAAGCTAGGTTTCTGGTATCAAGCTCAGGGAGGAGACGCGGAGGTTCAAGTTTGGGGATTTTGCGTTCGTCGGCTTGATTGAAGAGGGAAAAGAGAGTGCTACGACCGCGAACGTCGCAGGATTTTCGCTGAGGCTCAAATGTACCGGAGAAGCCTTCGTTTTTGGAGGCGGAGAAGGATTTAGTGCGGCGGAGTTCAGGGAAGAGGGAGTTGGAGGAAGATGCGGTTGGGGGACGGTTATTGCGTTGGGAAGTGGAGGGACGGAAGATGGCTTTAAGTGCGGCGGCGGCGGTGGAGGAAGTGGGGGGTTTGCGGTTGGAGGTggaagaggaggaggaggtggtggTGTTGTTTGGATCGAGAACGGCGAGGCGTTCGCAGAGGCATGAAGGGCAGAAGCCGGTGAAGGTTTCTTGAGGGTGGATGTCGCAGGAGGTGGAGGGACGGTTTGGTTGTAGCTGTGGCGGTggaggtggtggttgttgttgcggTGGTAacggtggtggttgttgttgagtTTGTGATTGGGGATTCATAACCGTAAATGGTGGTGTGTGATTGTGGAGAGTGTGGTCATGTTACgttgaagagaaaaagaagaatggttgtgtagagagagagagagagagagtgaagaaaaagaagaaggagaGTGTGTGTTTGTGTGATGTCTGTGTGTGTTTGTTTGACAAAGAaagggagagagaaagagaactGTTTGGTTTCCAACGGACACACACAAAAGAAaagtgaagagagagagagaatctcGGTGATTGGGGACTCAACTCTCAACAACAAACTCCTCTCACTCTcaacaaaatatcaaaaacaaaacaatatttaataccttcctaaaaaaccaaataatatttaaatttaac
The Vicia villosa cultivar HV-30 ecotype Madison, WI linkage group LG6, Vvil1.0, whole genome shotgun sequence genome window above contains:
- the LOC131609348 gene encoding protein OCTOPUS, with the protein product MNPQSQTQQQPPPLPPQQQPPPPPPQLQPNRPSTSCDIHPQETFTGFCPSCLCERLAVLDPNNTTTSSSSSTSNRKPPTSSTAAAALKAIFRPSTSQRNNRPPTASSSNSLFPELRRTKSFSASKNEGFSGTFEPQRKSCDVRGRSTLFSLFNQADERKIPKLEPPRLLPELDTRNLASSSTLQQPFIESEENEEDDEEEDNIVVEDSDEDEIRVLEPPQPLQQPQQQRERELSNVIEETFHEIVEEEPDFQIEPEPELVFAEEESLKPMKEHMDLDSQAKKSSGRDLKEIAGSFWSAASVFSKKLQKWRQKQKAKKRGPRNGAVSGSSTLLPVEKPIGRQFRETQSEIADYGFGRRSCDTDPRFSLDIARMSFDDPRYSFEEPRASWDGYLIGKTFPRVPLPTMLSVVEDAPVVHVQRTDSLIPVEEPPPLNENGEENVNMPGNSTQTKEYYSDSSTRRRKSLDRSSSIRKTAAAVVADLDELKPVSNAKVTPATASVNVNANAGVDYLLHGQKVDRDLRDYSNNSNSNSNNSLRDDCSESFELGYRDNASVVGSNNGYGDRKGGSKKSSSRWSKAWSIWGFIHRRGGGNNNKEEEDDRYSSRGGNGNGVERSYSESWQEFRGERNVDVRGGVGIGSIGGAGGLNRKILRSNSSVSWRNAPSMGGSMGGGGGIFSGRKSDVQSSNGYLGRKGRDELVLERNRSARYSPNNNMDNGGLLKLYLTPGGRRNGASKGRSNQAHSIARSVLRLY